The Glycine soja cultivar W05 chromosome 8, ASM419377v2, whole genome shotgun sequence genome has a window encoding:
- the LOC114424542 gene encoding transcription factor MYB26-like, whose amino-acid sequence MGHRCCSKQKIKRGLWSPEEDEKLLRYINTHGHKSWSSVPKFAGLQRCGKSCRLRWINYLRPDLKRGSFTAEEEQIIIDIHRILGNRWAQIAKHLPGRTDNEVKNFWNSCIKKKLISQGLDPQTHTLLSSHRRSSACTISNNIHQNSNSIFIMSSHIPNAPFETTCQTFSTLPKPPPNIVQTPSSIVSSEFQTLSTILSDDGEPLQHLPYELLMENATNICSPTYMNPSAVELCNDDNNVNWVSRLNVHDFSAQTLEEGAQVLQVQQEKGKTFDDKGSDVREANKGNLETSVSFESSNFDLGFLESVLTSEFISHDLNCMDELAWNF is encoded by the exons ATGGGCCACCGTTGCTGCAGCAAGCAGAAGATCAAAAGAGGGTTATGGTCTCCTGAAGAAGATGAGAAACTTCTTAGATATATCAACACACATGGACATAAAAGTTGGAGTTCAGTGCCAAAATTTGCAG GCTTGCAAAGATGTGGGAAGAGTTGCAGGTTGAGATGGATTAATTATCTGCGGCCAGATCTGAAGAGGGGTTCCTTCACTGCTGAAGAAGAGCAGATCATAATTGACATCCATAGAATTCTTGGAAACAG ATGGGCACAAATAGCCAAGCACCTACCAGGAAGAACAGACAATGAGGTCAAGAATTTCTGGAACTCATGCATAAAAAAGAAGCTCATTTCACAAGGCTTAGATCCACAAACCCACACTCTCCTGTCTTCTCATAGGAGAAGCTCAGCATGTACCATCTCCAATAATATCCATCAAAATTCCAATTCCATTTTCATTATGAGTTCACACATACCAAATGCACCCTTTGAAACTACTTGTCAAACCTTTTCTACATTACCTAAACCTCCACCAAACATTGTTCAAACCCCCTCTAGCATTGTTTCCtcagaatttcaaacattatcAACTATTCTTTCAGATGATGGAGAACCCCTCCAACATTTGCCTTATGAACTATTAATGGAAAACGCCACCAACATTTGTTCACCTACATACATGAACCCCTCAGCAGTTGAATTGTGTAACGATGACAACAATGTGAATTGGGTTTCAAGACTTAATGTTCATGATTTCAGTGCTCAAACACTGGAAGAAGGAGCACAAGTACTGCAGGTGCAGCAAGAGAAGGGCAAAACTTTTGATGATAAGGGAAGTGATGTGAGAGAAGCTAACAAGGGAAATCTTGAAACCAGTGTTTCTTTTGAGAGTTCTAACTTTGATCTTGGGTTTTTGGAGAGTGTACTTACCTCTGAATTCATCTCTCATGATCTCAATTGTATGGATGAACTTGCATGGAACTTTTAG